In Rhodopirellula sp. P2, the DNA window CCGCCATCGGCGAGCGTTTGAGTCATTTCCATTCGCCAGTGATCTTTTTCCCCTGCCCAGTGGCCGTTGCCAAAGCTGCCGTCGGCAAAGTAGGTCCAAGACTTCACACGGTTGGATTGCGGGTCGTAACCAATCATCTCGTAGCCGACGGGGGCTGCATCAGCTCCCGTTTGAAAAGTGCGACGGATGAAACGTCGCCCTGGCAAGAAATCAATGTTGCTTTGGAGGCCATTTTCAGAGTCTTCCTTCCATGTTCCAACCAACCATCCCAGCGACTCGACAGGGTTGGCTGGTTCGATCGATGAAGGCGTGCTTTCGGTGATCGACGTGATGAGCCAATCCGCCGCCGGCTTCGCCAGAGTGATTTCGAACGAAGAGACTTCCTGGGGAGCTTGATCCGATGTCAGCGTGGTGGTTCCACGAACGATGGCTTGGTTGGTCTCTGGTTGTTCGATGTCCTCGACGTTCGCACTCAGTTTCAGGGTGGGTTCGGTCTCGACTGCGGTTCGGATCAGGTCGATCAGCTCGGTGGCAGAGTTCGCTTTTCGCCCTGACGATGCGTCGAGGTAGCGAACGTCCGCTGCGAGGAACTGACTCAACGCTTCCAGTTTTCGATCGTTGAATGCCTCAGCGTACTGTTTCAGCCGTTCTCGGATGGGTGAGTCCGCCGTGGTGGCCTCGGCGACGGCGGGTTGGCTGTCCTGAGCAACGATCCCGGAGGCAGCGGATCCCAGGATCGCGATGCCAAGGCATGCACCAAGCAGCAGTGTGGGGCTTGAGTTCATTTTGGAGTGTTCCAGCCGGCAGATGAGAAGGGAGGGGAGACCAAGTCAAACTTAGCTCACGATCGTGCTCTTCATCTTAAAGAGTCGGGACCCGAATTGCTTCCGTCGAAAACCAGATAATCCGCAGAACTTGAACTCTCGAAGGGATTTCCAGATCATTCATTTTGCAGTCTGCAGGAAGGGAGCGGCTCGGGGGTCTCAGCAACCGAAAAGGAGGGTGTGAATTGTTGAGATAGCGATGCCATTCATTCGATCGATTTCGAGGCGCCCCGATGGACCGTAGCCAATCATTGCCGAGCTTTTCTGTCGGAAAGGCTGTTCTTTGTGCTGTTTTCGCGTTGGCGGGATTCGGGGCTCAGGCGTCGCATGCTCAGATGGGCGATTGTTCCGATTCGTTGGCATGCGATTCGTCAAGTTGTGATTCTTGGTTATGCGACTCGCCAGCGGGCTGTGAAGCGGCGTGCTGTGGCGAAAACTGCACCGGCAAGGGGTGCATCTGCAGCCAGCTCCGGCAGTGCTTTGCGGAAAGCGGGATCACCTTTTCGAGCAATCTCACACAGTATTACTTTGGGACGGTCAGCGGTGGCTTGGATGAAACGAGTCGCTATGGAGGTCACGGCGACTACGTGGCCAACCTGGACCTTGGAAAGCTCGGCGTCCATGAAGGCTTGTTCCTGAAGTTGCGAGCCGAGCACCGATTCGGGCAAACGATTGGCTCGTCAGCCGGTGTCATTTTGCCGCCGACCTTGGCCGCTGAGCTGCCCGTCGCGGACAGCGAGAGTTTGTATCTGACCAATGTGTTGTTCACTCAGTTTTTGTCCGAGCGTTTCGCGGTCTACGCTGGCAAACTGGACACGTTGGATGGTGACACCAATGCTTACGCGAGTGGTCGTGGCATCACGCAGTTTTCCAATGTGGCGTTCATCGCCAACCCGATCGTGTTGCGATCGGTTCCTTACTCGTCGCTCGGGTGTGGATTCATTGTCTTGGGCGATGATGGCGCACCCGCCTTCAACTTCTTGGTGATGAATCCAACCGACACCGCCGATTCAGACGGCTTTGATGAGTTGTTTGCTGACGGGGTGGTGGTCTCGGCAGAAATGAGAATGGCGACGGATTGGCTGGGGACGCCTGGTCATCAATTGGTCGGTGCCTCTTGGAGCAGCCGCGATTATGTTTCGTTGGGACAGGACCCTCGGGTCATCCTTCCCAACGTGCCGATCAACCGTGCTTCGGATTCCTGGTCGGTGTACTGGAACACAGATCAAGCCTTGTGGGTTGACCCGTGTGACTCGACACGTCACTGGGGATACTTCGCTCGGGCTGGGATCGCCGACAGT includes these proteins:
- a CDS encoding nuclear transport factor 2 family protein; translated protein: MNSSPTLLLGACLGIAILGSAASGIVAQDSQPAVAEATTADSPIRERLKQYAEAFNDRKLEALSQFLAADVRYLDASSGRKANSATELIDLIRTAVETEPTLKLSANVEDIEQPETNQAIVRGTTTLTSDQAPQEVSSFEITLAKPAADWLITSITESTPSSIEPANPVESLGWLVGTWKEDSENGLQSNIDFLPGRRFIRRTFQTGADAAPVGYEMIGYDPQSNRVKSWTYFADGSFGNGHWAGEKDHWRMEMTQTLADGGQATATCIVRPVDRDTMTVRIISRVVNGEPLPNGQAVTLRRQTEADTTSTTEPSPNTATPSGANQ
- a CDS encoding carbohydrate porin, which translates into the protein MGDCSDSLACDSSSCDSWLCDSPAGCEAACCGENCTGKGCICSQLRQCFAESGITFSSNLTQYYFGTVSGGLDETSRYGGHGDYVANLDLGKLGVHEGLFLKLRAEHRFGQTIGSSAGVILPPTLAAELPVADSESLYLTNVLFTQFLSERFAVYAGKLDTLDGDTNAYASGRGITQFSNVAFIANPIVLRSVPYSSLGCGFIVLGDDGAPAFNFLVMNPTDTADSDGFDELFADGVVVSAEMRMATDWLGTPGHQLVGASWSSRDYVSLGQDPRVILPNVPINRASDSWSVYWNTDQALWVDPCDSTRHWGYFARAGIADSDTNPISYLLSAGLGGASPVRDGDTFGVGYYYSGTSDEIGPLLVGALGPIGDSQGVEVFYRTQLTKSISMTPDFQWIDQAREQVADAYLLGLRMNVAF